gaagtCTTTGCCTAAACGGTGCATTCTTGTTCTGAGCTTCACTCCCCTGAGCCTCCACTTTGTGAGCTTTACTGGCATCTgctttattgggggggggggggaacccaAAGCCTTTATTTGAAAAAGGGCCTGAAGACACTGGAGAGATTAGCAGAGCCTTAAAGGAAGCCTTTCTGATACGTGTGTGACAACATGGCAAAGAAGAACAGTCAGAAAGGTATGTATCTGCTTTATTCACGCTTGTTCAGAAGAATCCCGAGTATTTACTGCAAAATTCCACATGCATTTTACTGACGTGTTGAACCTGCGGCACACAGACGTCAGGATTCAGGTGTCGGTGAACAAATGAATGTTTAGTTTGAGCACACTTTCTCTTTAATGGCTACAGAACCCAGGTTTGGTTTTAGGGGAGCAGACCAGGCCACCGAAATATGCGTGATTGTTTCCGTTTTAAACATTAATGGAGCGGTTTTAAAGTTCCATCTAAGCTTTAATGAGCAGTAGTGAGATAAACGGGAATCCACCTTCACTATCAGCTTGTTCTCCCAAATTTACTAAAGTTTGCGCAACTTTTCCTTCACTTTTCGGAGTTTTGGTCAGCCTCCACGCCTCAGTCGGCGTCATCGCTTTAGCTTAACGCTGTTCACGTCGAGGCCTTTTAATGTGAGAGAAACGCCTTCATGAGTCCAGGTCGTCCATTTTCAAGGCTTATGAACGCGCACCACTTTCAAAGAAATCGCTCTGTCGGCCGCTTTGATTTGCAAATGACCTCCAAGGACAGTTTGCAAATGAGCCTCAAGGTCGTTTTCCTGTGTTTTCTGCAGACACGTCTGGGGTGGTGTTTGACATGCGTTCAAAGATGGTCATGTGTCAGGGAGGAACCACCGAGAGGATGAAGGACAAGGTAAGACATCGGATGTGGAGCGCCCGCCACACTGTTGCAGATTGGATGAATGTGAAGCTTAAAACCACAAATGTTATGCCGTATCAAGAGGTTTTTAATCCTACTGCGAAATACTTGGTGTCTATGTTGCTGGATTTACGGCTAAGCCCTGACATTCCCTTTCATTAGTTGTGGGAGCTGCAGTTTCCCAGTTTGCTGGTTTCTGGCAACAAAAGAGGGCGAGATGTCGGcgtgagcagctgctccagttgATAAAGTGCatttttccttcagctctttgCCACGTCGGATCACCTGAAAACAGCTTTTGTTGAAACTTGAACTAAAAGGGAAGTCCAAGTTAGACACCAGTTTCCTTTACTGGTGGGGTGTCAGCAGCAGTTCTTCCAAAGAAGAGCTCAAGTCCCTAAAACCCTGGACAATTTAATTCaacctcctgctctctctctcttgctcttgctctctctctcctctctctctcccttgcattctctcttgctctctctcctctctctctcgccgcTGGTTATTAATCTTATTGAATCTCTATTTTAATACATTAAAAACTCCAATTACGACAAGGGGATtctaaatatttacatttgactttgttaaatgtgtgtgaatgtctgCATTAAATAAATCTGTTGCTTTCATGGTTGCAGTCCATGAATTAAAGCCCGAGGTTGGTTTCAACTCAACTTTGGGTGTTTTTTGACGGTATATAGTGGCGAGAATGGCACCGCCTTGTGTAACCTGTTAAGTACTGTGACTGTACTGATCAGGTTGGGGTCTCTTTTGCCTGCCTCTCCGCCCACGTTGTCGTCAGTAACCCGTTGAGAAGATATTGTTTTAGGATTTTTATCTAATTTTTTTCACGAGGGCATCTGATCAAACCAAATAGGATAAAAGTTGAAACCAGTAAATCAGACTGATCTAATAATAAACTcttgtcctcttcctgttttttttttttttctttctgcagatCAGCGCCGTCAGGGCCGTCGTCCCCAACAAAAGTAACAACGAGATCGTGCTGGTGTTGCAGCATTTTGAGAACTGCGTCGACAAAGCCGTTCAAGCTTTCCTAGAAGGTACGACGTCTCCGTTCGTCCCCGATTTAAAAGCAAATAACAATTGCTCAAACGCGGCCTGACCCCCACCCCACTTGACATAAATCCTGTGGCGGAGGTGACGTACGCGCCGGCGTTATCGGCGTGTACGTCACCAGCGCTAGTCAGAGCATGTGAGCCGTGTCTGAAACATGACCTTCGAGAACaggtttttctttccctcctcatGCCTGCCGTGCTTGGCAGTCAGATGCCTGAACGTCGTTTGCATAGCTTTACTTTGATGAGTGTAATAATAGAGCGCGGTGTTGCGTCACGCCGCATTGTTCCTAATTTTAGCGCTGCGTTGGAAACACACCCGGGGACGCTCGTGCGCGGGGACGGTGTGATGCGGCTGCACTGCGTATGATTGTCACCGCTGCAAACCTCTGACTTTCAGGTAGCGCGGTGGAGATCCTGAAGGAGTGGAATGTCACCGGCAAGAAGAAGGTGAGCAGACCCCCCAAGTTAAATGGGTGTTGTCGTTTGGATCCAGGACACGATGAGACGATTGAAACGGAGATGTTGACCGCTGGTATTTGTCTTTCTGTCCAGcccaagaagaaaaagaagcccaAGCCTCAGCCAGAGGCCCCTGCTGAGCCCGCTCCCCCTGAGGCCACGCCGCCCGCGGACGGCAAGGACGAGATGAACGGTTTCCACGCCAACGGGTCCGTGATGGACGGCGAGTCTCTCGACTCTCTTAGCGAACAGTTGGACTCCGCCTCTCTGGATGCGGCCGAGCTGGACTCTGAACCCGCCTCATCCGAAACCACCGGTAACCAGTGCTCTGATAAACGGGGTTTGTTCGAGCCTCTCAGCATTTACAACATCTGGGTTGGCTCGTTGGCGGTGGATTATTTTCCCACAGTCATTGTTGACAGTTTAAGATGTTGGAGGATTGACAGCGAGTGAGAGATTTATGCTTTTAAAAGCAGTCTGGCTGCCTCCGTCAGCATAGCTGAGACAACCTCGTTGCCTTTGTAGTTACACTGGCGGGCAGCCGCGCCAGACTGCAGCTTCACACCTACAGCAAATCTGCTCatctcttctgctgcttccttttaTAGCATTTTGAAGACGCTCGCACGCAACTCATGATTTCTGGTGATTCTATTTGTCCTCTCGCAGGTGTAGAAGCAGAAAGTCAAGGTAGCGCGCCGAGTCCCAGCTtgcagcaggggtggaggaatCACCAGGGTCCCAGAGGGTACAAGCCCCGACACAGGCATGGCTCCAGTTCACATCCGCCTGCTTCCTCATTAGCGCCCACCATCAACGAGCATGGATCAGCAGCCAAGAAGATAGGTCAGACACTTGCGATGTTCCCACCGCGTTCGGAGCGGCAAAACGGGGAGTAAACGTGTGTGTGACGCCTGTGCTGTGTGTGACGTCTGCCCCTCAGCCTCCAACATCGATCGCTCCGTGAAGGACCTGCAGCGCTGCACCGCCTCCCTGACCCGCTACCGGATGGTGATCAAAGATGAGATGGATTCTTCAATCAAGAGGATGAAGCT
This genomic window from Takifugu rubripes chromosome 3, fTakRub1.2, whole genome shotgun sequence contains:
- the spats2 gene encoding spermatogenesis-associated serine-rich protein 2 — protein: MAKKNSQKDTSGVVFDMRSKMVMCQGGTTERMKDKISAVRAVVPNKSNNEIVLVLQHFENCVDKAVQAFLEGSAVEILKEWNVTGKKKPKKKKKPKPQPEAPAEPAPPEATPPADGKDEMNGFHANGSVMDGESLDSLSEQLDSASLDAAELDSEPASSETTGVEAESQGSAPSPSLQQGWRNHQGPRGYKPRHRHGSSSHPPASSLAPTINEHGSAAKKIASNIDRSVKDLQRCTASLTRYRMVIKDEMDSSIKRMKLTFAELQSCLMDREVTLLTEMDKVKLETMLTLDTRQKRAEELRRLTDRSASMSEEQLSELRAEIKHFVSERKYDEDLGKAVRFTFDLEPLKSSITGFGSVYHPRTGYSNRSRCSSTSSSVTGPSLQETPAPPRPPTQTQNPPSESRPPPNKQVFQGNRRTFQGQGYHSGSQRYNGGPHADRSAARPNHRYHSDGASAGPTSHNNSRGPPRSSTYHQDRPAQNGLPQRPPRTHCP